tgaCGAATAGAACACCCTACGGTCTTGTGACTTAACGGACATGCGCACGCAGtggccattgtaagtccacaagactgaaagtgcacatgaagtgtgccatttgggacagggtcATAGGCTAAGCCCctaatgtttacaatgtctggctccacCCCTGATTTACTGCGTGGGCCTCAAGTATCACTTTTAGTGTGTAAGTAATTTGAAAAAACTGTAAGACAATGAtctgccgccacctactggcggttttagtttcaTGTTATACCCCCGGTTTCATACATAAGGCTTAAGTACAGTGGCCAAGAGAGCTCAATGCACTGCAAATggagaaaacacatgcaaataaaaaaacatcttcatcagtttgacaacacatgtgctgcaaatactcaaaacacaagcaaatacagaaacacgcagcaaaagttcacaacacaagcaaatacagaaacgcgctgcaaaagttcacaacacatgcaaatacagaaacgcgctgcaaatactaacaacacatgcaaatacagaaacgcgctgcaaaagttcacaacacaagcaaatacagaaacgtgctgcaaaagttcataaaccatgcaaatacagaaacgcactgcaaaagttcacaacacaagcaaatacagaaacgcgttgcaaaagttcacaacacaagcaaatacagaaacgcgttgcaaaagttcacaacacaagcaaatatagaaacgtgctgcaaacaGCACATACTAGGCCCAGAGATCTCAAGCCCCCCCTCTGCGATGAtctgaatgatgatgatgatgatgatgattaggctacttttagaattaaatgaatattttaatttgccCCACAATAATTTATAGCGCATCACGCATAACCGATGCGCTGTAATAAGATTAGCTAACtcctcataaaaaaaaaaaaaaattgtttaacaCCTACATCTCTTCTCATTGTGGGCcaaaagagaaatattaagaaaataaattaaaggtgaaataaattaaggttaaatAGTGTTATCAGAACACTATATGTTGAATCGCTGAGTTTTTAGTTTCACATTCTGCAGTGAATAATTGACTGGGATTTGAGACataaaatcaagtaaattatttaaaaaatattatttattattaatcatttattaatatatatatatttttaatgcaaattttGTATTGTTCAATATTTACTCTTCAGTGGTGTGCACCTGAAAGGTGAGCTTTTTGTTTACCTTAACATCCTGATTGTATGCATAGCCGGCCTGTTATATAGGCAGTATAGGCAAATGCTAAGGGTGCAATCTCGCTAGGGGGCGCCAAAGAGGCCGGATGCATGGacaggggcggatctaccggggtggcacggggtggcatgtgccaccctaagaaaaagctttgccaccccaaaattatgacagaataaaatatataagcAGTGTTTCAAGTATTGCTTTTCAGGAGCGGCGCTTCAATATGATGAGATGACTAAAAAAATAGGTAAGAAAATTAGGTAAGAATCTAAACGTATTTTagcttttctcgattgctaacacattagaagtgattcagttggcccagtttctcaaaccattccttcagttatcaaaacaaagacacaaattaatttctcaaaacgtttaacaatgacaacattaggtagcaaaactgatgacacaaACCAGTAAAAATctgagagagctgaatgaataatttacaggggttttaaacttacacagtaccagtaggctactttagatgagggaaatttcaCGTTGTACACCCTCAATGTTGTGATTGTCAACTTTCTTTGTAGCCATTTGTTGTACGTATTTTTTTTGCAGCGCTGAGAAATGATTGCCTAGGGATATagtcttgtgtcagaagaccaatacactgctatagtactgtactgtaatgcaatttagccaaatgtgcagaggatgctgaatttacttttactgcaattgacagtatactgcattgtggtgcataccaagttcatacttatttttctcatgcttttcatctactgcaagatcaatttataatagtaaaatgaaaaagaggTATTTTTGTTACCATGTTAtatgaattgatctcactagtgttcactaGGCAGTGAGGTAGTCTGTTTAACTtcaagtcttgtttaaaaaatgtaaaaactttgGTCAGTTAGTccagaatatagatgttctgggtgattgctaaagtgttgctaggtggttgctaggagataatgggtggttgctaggctcttgttatgcagttgctggggtgttgctagagtatgtagttgatagggtgttctgggtgaacacacacagacattcccacctctgctaataacagaaactcaaaaattgttttgttgctctttaacttgcactaaaacatgtgatttatACCATTGAAGTAgcctgtgtaatattaataaaactgctcatctcctttagtgatacaagTTCAGACTCATTTAGAAGTGTTTCATATAGTGTAtttacttggtgccatgatggatattgaaattttgttatttattaattttaaacagtatatagATACTTTctggtaatgcaatgtttgtgaacacaattgtgtatgtaaggctataaatctccaaaaactatgcatggGCGCTTGCTTAggtgttgccacccctcatagacctcatgccacccctttgccaccctataaataattttctagattCGCCCCTTTAGATAAATCGCAATATAAGGgggcgccaaaaaaaaaaaatcttgcctaGGGCGCCAAAGAGGCTAGGGCCGGCTATGATTGTATGTGTATTGTGAGCAGGCCTATTtacagcgcgtttctgtatttccTTGTGTTGTGAaattttgcagcgcgtttctgtatttgcttgcattgtgaacttttgcagcgcgtttctgtatttgggtgCGTTGTGAACTTTGTAGCACGTGCTGTCAAactgatgttttctttatttgctggtgttttttctatttgcatgttttctccATTTGCAGTGCGTTGAGTTCTCTTGGCCGCCAtacttaagctagtcccagactaaaatgcatgtttgagctttttttaactgaaagtaacttgcactgacatattaaaatatgtgagagccattgttttgtctcaagatgcaccccaataatgtttttttctaggttacttttataaaagctacttaaataccctaactgaactaaggcctaatctgTCTTAGCTTAAGCCCTGTCTATGAAACCAGTCCTGAaagtataattttattatagCCGATGGGGCTGAGAGTGATGAAGATGGATTGCAGTTTTTGATTTTGGTCGTGATTGTAACAAGAGTTCTGGTTAAAGAGATAGGCTATTAAGAGTAGAgtttactaaataaaataatttctctCATTGGGGGGCCTCCAACTATTTCTTTGAAATGGACCTTTGAATCGCAAAGGCCACCTTCTGCTTTTGACTCAAACCCTTGTGACAAATTCTCAAGGTTCACCTAAACCTACAAGCctattttaacactttataattttatttcttaaaaataagtCCCAACCTCACAAAGTACTAAAACGTATCACAAGCATAATACAGGACTCATGAACTAGATTACTAAGAAGAAACATTCTTATACTCAAGTTCAtgtcaaattatttttcaaagtCAGTCTCTGTACAACTAAAATAGGTAATGTATCTTCAATATATAACCATAAAGAAAACCAGAATTTTAAGTCAACCATAGAAGTACAATTAAAATCATAATGAAAGTAACAATACATTATGACAAAACAATGGTATTTATTCAAATGATATACATGGATCATCATGCTACAGGACTTTAAGTCACATCATCAATAAAGACCCAAAGCATGACATGTAGAATTACTGTTGTCAAACATTGtcataaatgaacatgcacacAAATATAGTGCTGGTCTGCAACAGGATGTATACTAGTACTGATATCTAGAGaacaattaaatacaattattcACCTTTGTGTGGCCTTTACTTGACAAGGTCTCAAAGCAGATCCAAATTtcacattaaaatgtacaaagcTGCATTTACAGATTGACTAAGTACAGAGTAAAACACTACACTAaaatggattcattttaattctgCAAGCAAATGTGTAAGTGAACATTGATCTAACCAAAATCTATATTAGCCTGCAGCCATGTGCCTAACAACTCCGCTCCTACCAGTTTCAATCCATTTATCCAGAAACTTCCCAGACCTTACAGAGTGGGGAGTAAATATaatggtttaaaaaaacaaaaacaaaaaaaaaaaacacgtaaaaccaaatttttaaaatgctcCTGAACCACCttccaaatataaaaaaaaaaaaaaaaacaagaacagtAATGTGCTGTTAAATGCaaaaattttaatatgaaaccaAATAACTTgcgattattaaaaaaaaaaaaaaaaaaaaacaagatgacAATACTTGCCATTTGAATTTTTAACCTCCCAACAGGAAAACTAAAACACTTAAAGGCATATGCTTTTCACTCCAAGTTCTTTGGTCCTTCCCATGTTCTTTTACCTTACAGTAGGTGAGCTGAAGCACTGAAGATGTGGCCTAGTTACTATTTACAAAGGCCTAGACGAGGTGAGGATGTATAGTTCatactgacaaaaaaataaagaaaataggACCAACAAGTCCATTGTGATTCAGCGAAAGGGGGTTAGAAGAGCAACAATGCCATGACATCTTTAAGGCATCCCAaaagtgtgcaaaaaaaaaaaaaaaaaaaaaaaaaaaaaaaaaaaggatcctCAAATGTGTGTCCAGGGTTTCACAAATGCCAGTCATCAGGGACAAATCACTTTTGCAAATTTCTAGCTTTTGCTTAACCCCATAGTAAAACACTAGCACAAATGTATTTCACCCCAAACATGGATGTATGAGTATGCTTATGTAGAGAGTCAACAATAACTGAAACCTTTAGAAGAAACCTCAATTAACTTTCAAATTCTCATGACAAAAATAAAGTCCCTTTACTTGTGAGACTTGCTGGATTTGAATGACACTTGTAGAACTTTGTCTCCCAAGCGGTATCCATTCAGGCTGGCAATGGCCATTGCTGCCTCCTCGTAATTTGTCATGGTAACAAAACCAAACCCTTTGCATTTGTTGGTGTTAAAGTCACGGATGACCTTGACGTTGGTAACAGCACCGAACGGACCAAACATTTGCCACAGGATGCCTTCGTCTGCATCTTGACCCAAATTATAGATAAAGATACACCATCCAGAGGAAGAACTTCCTGCCACATTCATACCAGAGACACCGCTCATATGGTCAACACTCATGGGTGAAAACCTGTGAAAGCAGGAGATTAATCAGGAGAGCAACTCTAAGAGAGATAAAGGCTTTTCTCACAAACAGCCAAGTATCAAGAACATCCAATGCAAAAATGACAACATACAGAATGAAggacaatattttaatatttcctAAATCCCGCTTTCTCACCTGAAGCGCTGTGCCTGGTGGTGAACAGGCCCTCCAAACCGACGGGACTGAGTGTTGTAGAGCTGAGAGAGCAGCTGGGAATTCTTGGTCTGGTTTGGATTGGCAGCAAACTTCACTGTGATTGGTTCAGAGGCACCAACTGGTTTGGATCCATTAAGATCTTTGATGGCTTCCTCCGCTTCAGACCTCTTATCAAAACGAATGAATGCAACGCCACGTGACAGACCTAACACAGGTAAGAAACCCCCAAAAAAGTTGAGACCCAGACTACATTCAAAATGATAAATTGCAAAAGCAGGTTAAAAATCATTACCTGAGGCCTGATCGACCAATACACGCGAGTTTATTATACGACCATACTGGGTAAACATGTCCTCTACATCCTTCTGTGTCATGGTCTTGGGTAAACCGCTGATGTAAAGGTTGGCATCTTTGATGCTGTCAGAGCTTGGCCGGGCATACGAGACCTGATTTAAACAGAGAGTCACATCAAGACCCCTTCATGgatgaattataaaaacaatttatAAATAAGCCATCATATTTGCCCACATTACTGATGGAACAATGTAGTTCGTTCGTGCAGCCAAAGTGGAACCTCACATTTttacaaatgaacaaaaaaaaaacaaaaaaaaaaaaaaaaaaaaaaaaaaaaaacaataaaattctGTAGTTCATAggtataaaacatttttgtagtCTATGCCTACaacacaaaagacaaaaaaaaaaaaaaaaaaaaaaaaaaaaaaaaaaaaaagtcgacAACTTTCAATTTGAATTAAACTACAATGCTCAAagcaaaatgaaataaaactctAGGAATTCAATGCAGGGCTTCTGTTCGGCACAATCTCATACTCAAGAAAATGACTACTAACATTTACCCTCCATTTCTACACCACATCCTcacaagaaaaaatgaaaatagcacaTTGATCTTAAttgaactttaaaataaaaaagggtcACTGACTTCAGTATAATTCTGTACCGAAATTAAACCATGCTTAGACAGCCAATCATACAGATTACAAAGGGCCAAAGTCTAGAGACTTCAAATGTCAAGAAACTGAAAGCAAAGaaatgaggagaaaaaaaaaaaaaaaaaaaaaaaagggaacaaTAGTAGAAactcatgaaaaaaaataattcattccTTACAGAAAGCAGGCAGGACTGGAACTTTGTCCTTTACTGCTTTGAGTCTAGTTTAACATGGCATCTATAATTTAACACATGATACAAAAACACCTCTTAGCACGTTACCTTGATAGTTTTAGACTGTAGTCTCAGGCCATTGAGTGTATTGATTGCCCTTTCTGCATCACTAGGGTTAACATAGTTAACAAATCCGTACCCTAAACTGTGGCCTAGAGAAaacaaaaggggaaaaaaaacaaaataaaaataacaaacgtTCGTCCACATCCTGCAGACTATTCTTTCTGGACAAAAGAAACAATCTAATCTCGTGAATAACAATtgtgaaaggaaaaaaaaaaaaaaaaaaaaaaaacaacaaaaaaa
Above is a genomic segment from Megalobrama amblycephala isolate DHTTF-2021 linkage group LG14, ASM1881202v1, whole genome shotgun sequence containing:
- the elavl1b gene encoding ELAV-like protein 1b isoform X2 encodes the protein MAVRRGHIRYLKVCEVQNQGNDRDSHKGASSVKEVYDMPNGYEDHMGDEPSDAKTNLIVNYLPQNMSQEELRSLFSSIGEVESAKLIRDKMAGHSLGYGFVNYVNPSDAERAINTLNGLRLQSKTIKVSYARPSSDSIKDANLYISGLPKTMTQKDVEDMFTQYGRIINSRVLVDQASGLSRGVAFIRFDKRSEAEEAIKDLNGSKPVGASEPITVKFAANPNQTKNSQLLSQLYNTQSRRFGGPVHHQAQRFRFSPMSVDHMSGVSGMNVAGSSSSGWCIFIYNLGQDADEGILWQMFGPFGAVTNVKVIRDFNTNKCKGFGFVTMTNYEEAAMAIASLNGYRLGDKVLQVSFKSSKSHK
- the elavl1b gene encoding ELAV-like protein 1b isoform X1, whose product is MAVRRGHIRYLKVCEVQNQGNDRDSHKGASSVKQEVYDMPNGYEDHMGDEPSDAKTNLIVNYLPQNMSQEELRSLFSSIGEVESAKLIRDKMAGHSLGYGFVNYVNPSDAERAINTLNGLRLQSKTIKVSYARPSSDSIKDANLYISGLPKTMTQKDVEDMFTQYGRIINSRVLVDQASGLSRGVAFIRFDKRSEAEEAIKDLNGSKPVGASEPITVKFAANPNQTKNSQLLSQLYNTQSRRFGGPVHHQAQRFRFSPMSVDHMSGVSGMNVAGSSSSGWCIFIYNLGQDADEGILWQMFGPFGAVTNVKVIRDFNTNKCKGFGFVTMTNYEEAAMAIASLNGYRLGDKVLQVSFKSSKSHK
- the elavl1b gene encoding ELAV-like protein 1b isoform X3, translating into MTQKDVEDMFTQYGRIINSRVLVDQASGLSRGVAFIRFDKRSEAEEAIKDLNGSKPVGASEPITVKFAANPNQTKNSQLLSQLYNTQSRRFGGPVHHQAQRFRFSPMSVDHMSGVSGMNVAGSSSSGWCIFIYNLGQDADEGILWQMFGPFGAVTNVKVIRDFNTNKCKGFGFVTMTNYEEAAMAIASLNGYRLGDKVLQVSFKSSKSHK